A single window of Aspergillus flavus chromosome 4, complete sequence DNA harbors:
- a CDS encoding putative beta-galactosidase — translation MWLQLRFLRSCSLLLLINLVVICGFADGSLKGELNAVNSNHNERSEPPQTRVTWDQHSLMINDERIMIFSGEFHPFRLPVPGLWLDVFQKIKSMGFNGVSFYTDWGLLEGNPENVMVGDNGINNDTDIWNLDEFFAAASEAGIYLIARPGPYINAETSAGGIPGWVLRIKGAIRSMSPDYVGAIKNYMSTVGKIIADAQITRGGPVIMVQPENEYTTWPGLTEEEFPSQMNREVMAFMAEELRAAGVEVPMAMNDNEVEGYFAPGTGLGEVDIYGIDAYPMRYDCAHPDVWPTYRFPYDWNILHEEQSPTTPFTIMEFQGGSGGGWGGVTEEGCAMLVNQEASRVVYKNNYSFGVKIFNIYMTYGGTNWGNLGYHGGYTSYDYGASIAEDRTLTREKYSEQKLQANFFKVSPAYLTATPGTGQNGSYTDNPRIAVTPLVGNGTKTNFYVVRHADFTFTGNARYRMTVSTSIGNVTLPQLHNTTLSLNGRDSKLHVTDYDVGGINMIYSSAEVLTWARALSSTRVLVLYGGEDEVHEVAFSRALSEPVILDGPTSGIIIEQQQAAWVIQWRVTATPRVIQIGDLELHLLWRNDAYDYWVMEVPAAEPIGNYSSPSKDLIIVKAGYLVRSASIQDNHLVLSGDVNATTTVEVISTPQEVRGIVFNNQSLNTILSSRGKLQGSVPYHPPTISVPSLYDLEWRYLDSLPEIDPLYDDKAWTVLNQSWSNNPRNLTTPTSLYALDYGYHTGSLLYRGYFIANGQESSLFLNISGGAGFGYSIWLNDNYLDSWAGSSDSSFYAQNISLVPTTNNAGLSMGKPYTISILIDHMGYDEEAPGTDAIKFPRGILDYSLSGHEHQSDLRWKMTGNLGGEQYHDLIRGPLNEGAMFAERQGYHLPQPPSDTWETRSPFTKGIEKPGVGFFTTSFPLNLPKGYDIPLRFVFAFNGSTNVVHTRNYRCQLYVNGFQFGKFVNNLGPQTDFPVPEGILNYNGNNHIAVTLWGLDGGAVLGPEGLQLVASRPIWSGYRKPTAVEWPGYVKRRGAY, via the exons ATGTGGTTACAGTTGCGCTTCCTGCGTTCCTGCTCACTACTCTTGCTCATTAATCTAGTAGTGATATGTGGATTTGCCGACGGATCCCTAAAGGGGGAATTAAATGCAGTTAATTCTAACCATAATGAGAGGTCGGAGCCCCCTCAAACTAGG GTTACCTGGGATCAACACTCTCTCATGATTAACGATGAACGCATCATGATCTTTTCGGGCGAATTCCACCCTTTCCGCCTCCCTGTTCCCGGATTATGGCTCGATGTCTTCCAAAAGATCAAAAGCATGGGTTTCAATGGCGTCTCCTTCTACACCGACTGGGGCCTTTTGGAAGGCAACCCTGAAAATGTTATGGTCGGCGACAACGGTATTAACAATGACACTGATATCTGGAATCTGGATGAGTTCTTTGCTGCTGCATCTGAAGCTGGGATCTATCTCATCGCGCGACCCGGTCCATATATCAATGCTGAAACTTCTGCTGGGGGCATTCCTGGATGGGTCCTACGTATCAAAGGGGCCATTCGATCAATGAGTCCAGATTATGTGGGTGCTATCAAGAACTATATGTCGACAGTTGGAAAAATCATTGCCGATGCACAGATCACGAGAGGGGGCCCGGTTATCATGGTCCAGCCGGAGAATGAGTATACTACCTGGCCAGGACTGACAGAGGAGGAATTTCCATCGCAGATGAATCGAGAAGTTATGGCGTTCATGGCGGAGGAGTTACGTGCTGCCGGGGTGGAAGTACCCATGGCAATGAACGACAATGAAGTAGAAGGATACTTTGCACCAGGAACTGGACTGGGTGAGGTGGATATCTATGGAATCGATGCTTACCCAATGCGGTATGATT GTGCACATCCCGATGTTTGGCCAACGTACAGATTTCCTTACGACTGGAACATCCTGCATGAAGAGCAGAGTCCCACGACACCGTTTACAATTATGGAGTTTCAAGGAGGGTCAGGTGGGGGGTG GGGAGGAGTCACGGAGGAAGGGTGTGCAATGCTGGTCAATCAAGAAGCCTCTCGCGTGGTATACAAGAACAACTACAGCTTTGGTgtcaagatcttcaacatctacaTG ACGTATGGTGGTACCAATTGGGGAAATCTAGGATACCACGGCGGTTATACCTCGTATGACTACGGTGCCTCCATCGCCGAGGACCGAACTCTCACACGCGAAAAGTACAGCGAACAGAAACTGCAagccaacttcttcaaagtATCGCCGGCCTATCTAACGGCGACTCCGGGGACTGGCCAGAATGGGTCGTACACAGACAACCCGCGAATCGCTGTCACTCCACTGGTTGGAAATGGCACCAAAACGAACTTCTACGTCGTTAGACATGCGGATTTCACGTTCACGGGCAATGCAAGATACAGAATGACCGTGTCGACCAGTATCGGCAACGTCACTCTCCCACAGCTACATAATACAACATTATCATTGAACGGACGTGATTCCAAGTTACATGTGACAGATTATGATGTTGGTGGCATCAACATGATCTATTCCTCTGCAGAAGTATTGACTTGGGCACGCGCTCTTAGCTCAACCCGGGTACTCGTTCTATAtgggggagaggatgaagtgCATGAAGTTGCCTTCTCGCGGGCCTTATCCGAACCAGTCATTCTCGACGGTCCAACTTCTGGTATCATAATCGAACAACAACAGGCTGCATGGGTCATTCAATGGAGAGTAACCGCTACGCCTAGGGTGATCCAAATTGGAGATCTCGAGCTTCACCTTCTATGGCGTAATGATGCCTACGATTACTGGGTAATGGAAGTACCAGCTGCGGAACCTATAGGCAACTATAGTTCACCATCAAAGGATCTCATCATTGTGAAAGCAGGGTACCTCGTTCGGAGTGCATCAATTCAGGACAACCACCTAGTTTTGAGTGGAGACGTTAACGCGACAACCACTGTTGAAGTCATATCCACACCACAAGAAGTACGCGGTATAGTATTCAATAATCAATCACTCAACACTATACTTTCATCCAGAGGAAAGCTTCAAGGGAGCGTTCCGTATCATCCACCCACAATTTCCGTTCCGTCTCTATACGACCTCGAATGGAGATATCTCGATTCCCTTCCGGAGATAGATCCCTTGTACGATGACAAGGCATGGACAGTTCTCAATCAATCCTGGAGCAACAACCCTCGGAACCTCACTACTCCAACCTCACTTTATGCACTTGACTACGGCTACCACACTGGGTCTCTCCTTTACCGAGGGTACTTTATTGCTAACGGACAGGAGAGCTCCCTTTTCCTAAATATCTCGGGTGGGGCGGGCTTCGGGTATTCCATCTGGTTGAATGATAACTATCTCGATTCTTGGGCAGGGAGCAGCGATAGTTCATTTTATGCGCAGAACATCTCACTTGTTCCCACTACTAACAACGCGGGCCTCTCTATGGGAAAGCCTTACACCATCAGTATTTTGATTGACCACATGGGGTACGACGAGGAGGCCCCAGGCACAGACGCTATTAAGTTCCCTCGCGGCATCTTGGACTACTCCCTTTCTGGTCATGAGCATCAATCCGACCTCCGCTGGAAGATGACGGGAAACCTTGGTGGCGAGCAGTATCACGATCTCATCCGTGGTCCTCTCAACGAAGGAGCTATGTTCGCCGAACGACAGGGCTATCATCTACCCCAACCTCCGAGCGATACATGGGAAACACGAAGTCCGTTTACGAAAGGGATTGAGAAGCCAGGGGTCGGGTTCTTCACTACATCCTTTCCCCTGAATCTGCCTAAAGGGTACGACATTCCATTACGGTTTGTATTCGCATTTAATGGCTCAACGAACGTCGTACATACGCGCAATTATCGCTGCCAGCTCTATGTTAATGGCTTTCAATTTGGGAAGTTTG TCAATAATCTCGGCCCGCAAACAGATTTCCCTGTGCCCGAGGGAATTCTCAACTACAACGGGAACAACCATATAGCAGTTACACTGTGGGGCCTGGACGGTGGAGCGGTGCTTGGGCCAGAGGGCTTACAACTTGTGGCGTCGCGGCCTATTTGGTCAGGGTATCGGAAACCAACCGCGGTGGAGTGGCCAGGATAtgtgaagagaaggggggCATACTGA